In the genome of Girardinichthys multiradiatus isolate DD_20200921_A chromosome 7, DD_fGirMul_XY1, whole genome shotgun sequence, one region contains:
- the nup62l gene encoding nucleoporin 62 like, producing the protein MSGGFNFGQSSGFSLPPQKTTAAAAPAAGFSLTNSAPPPSGGGFSFGASNQTTTNPTGSFSFSNPAKSSAAGTGFSFGNPSTTFGLGTTPQTTAAPAPTFGSILTRPAGSGFTLGGGLPSQTTAAAPAGGGFTFGGASQAPAALSAATAPAATPAATTAAGGVPFGGFSFGATKVQVTTAAAPTAPTAAAPTGGGGFSFGTTTPSTSTPATTQSGGFSFGIKPSSTPAPPAYTQAASSAPSGPSLFASPVATAATIPTATTGFMLGSTPASIASNTTPSAAGGGLNFTLKPLGSVATTAAAAPTATPAATTAGTLVGFSLGPKPLSSTAMTATTTAATLTTTTAPPVMTYAQLESLINKWSLELEDQERHFLQQATQVNAWDRMLVENGEKITSLHKELEKVKLDQRRLNQELDFILSQQKELEDLLCPLEESVKEQSGTIYMQNADEERERTYKLAENVDAQLKRMSQDLKEIIEHLNTSSGPADTSDPLQQICKILNAHMDSLQWIDQNSVLLQRRVEEVSKLCDTQRKEQEKTFRLTFD; encoded by the exons ATGAGTGGTGGATTTAACTTCGGCCAGTCTTCGGGCTTCTCACTCCCACCTCAGAAGACCACCGCCGCGGCGGCTCCCGCTGCAGGTTTCAGTTTGACAAACTCGGCTCCTCCACCCTCAGGAGGCGGCTTCAGCTTCGGGGCTTCCAACCAGACCACCACCAACCCAACCGGCTCCTTCAGCTTCAGCAACCCGGCGAAGAGCTCCGCAGCCGGTACTGGTTTCTCCTTTGGGAACCCTTCCACCACGTTTGGCCTGGGTACGACCCCTCAAACCACAGCGGCTCCAGCGCCGACTTTTGGCTCCATTTTGACTCGACCTGCGGGCTCGGGGTTCACCCTGGGCGGGGGATTGCCCTCGCAGACCACCGCTGCAGCTCCTGCAGGAGGAGGCTTCACCTTCGGAGGTGCCTCTCAGGCCCCAGCTGCATTATCAGCTGCAACTGCACCTGCAGCTACACCTGCAGCTACAACAGCAGCAGGCGGCGTGCCCTTTGGGGGTTTTAGTTTTGGGGCCACTAAAGTCCAGGTGACCACAGCTGCAGCACCTACTGCTCCTACTGCAGCAGCACcaacaggaggaggagggttCAGCTTCGGTACCACTACACCCTCTACCTCTACACCTGCAACAACCCAGAGTGGAGGATTCAGCTTTGGGATCAAACCTTCATCAACCCCAGCACCTCCTGCATACACCCAGGCTGCCTCTTCAGCTCCTTCAGGCCCATCTCTGTTTGCTTCCCCCGTCGCCACAGCTGCCACCATCCCTACAGCAACCACAGGGTTCATGCTGGGATCAACCCCAGCTTCAATAGCAAGCAACACAACACCTTCAGCAGCAGGAGGGGGTCTAAACTTCACCCTCAAGCCCCTCGGGTCAGTTGCTACCACTGCTGCGGCTGCCCCCACcgccacacctgcagccaccACGGCAGGCACTCTTGTGGGCTTCAGCCTGGGACCCAAACCATTGTCCAGCACTGCCATGACAGCCACTACAACGGCCGCCACCCTCACCACCACCACAGCTCCTCCAGTGATGACCTACGCCCAGCTGGAGAGCCTCATAAACAAGTGGAGCCTGGAGCTGGAGGACCAGGAGAGACATTTCCTGCAGCAGGCGACTCAGGTGAACGCCTGGGACCGCATGTTGGTGGAGAACGGAGAGAAGATCACGTCTCTGCAcaaggagctggagaaggtgaAGCTGGACCAGAGGAGGCTGAACCAGGAGCTGGACTTCATCCTGTCGCAGCagaaggagctggaggacctgCTCTGCCCACTCGAAGAGTCGGTAAAGGAGCAGAGCGGGACCATCTACATGCAGAACGCCGACGAGGAGCGCGAGAGGACGTACAAGCTGGCCGAGAACGTGGACGCGCAGCTGAAGAGGATGTCGCAGGACCTGAAGGAGATCATTGAGCACCTGAACACATCCAGTGGCCCGGCAGACACCAGCGATCCG CTTCAACAGATTTGTAAAATCCTAAACGCCCATATGGATTCTCTGCAGTGGATCGACCAGAACTCTGTTCTCCTACAGAGGAGGGTGGAGGAAGTGTCCAAACTGTGCGACACACAGCGCAAGGAGCAGGAGAAAACCTTTCGCTTAACCtttgactga